The proteins below come from a single Fastidiosipila sanguinis genomic window:
- the uidA gene encoding beta-glucuronidase, producing the protein MLYPKVNNYRNLLSLDGIWKFKCDFETENIKPEHSLTDYEYMAVPGSFNDQTLDLKVRQHSGYFWYETDFNLPKSFFDERIVLRFGSVTHEAWVYVNGKEVCHHKGGFTPFEVEINDFVLSGKNRLTVKVSNILDYTSLPVGNYSEYKDDSGKLIRKVDENFDFFNYAGIHRPVKIYTTPRDYIDDITISYDIDLEAKVADVRTKVAINGDFDEIKIEILDQDDKLVACSSVEETNIRIEEVNLWEPLNAYLYTARVSLIKSEQVIDVYEEEFGVRTIEVKDAEFLINGKLFYFKGFGKHEDTYVNGRGLNEAYNVLDLKLMKKMGANSFRTSHYPYSEEMMRLCDKEGIVVIDEIPAVGLILNFGFNVATGNEGENTWVELKTKEMHEQVIKELIGRDKNHACVVMWSLSNEAADFIDGSLEYYKPLFELAKSLDPQKRPCTNVLIGYSNPETTKNAELFDVICLNRYYGWYGLTGDLEQAEKFTREDLQSWVDKYPDKPIMYTEYGADTINGMHSAYNEPFSEEYQMNYYKMNSKVFDEFDNFVGEQLWNFADFQTKFGIQRVMGNRKGVFTRERQPKMAATYLSERWNSMPDFGYKG; encoded by the coding sequence ATGTTGTATCCAAAAGTTAATAATTATAGAAACTTGTTAAGTCTAGACGGCATCTGGAAGTTTAAATGTGATTTTGAAACTGAAAATATTAAGCCAGAGCATAGCTTAACAGATTATGAGTATATGGCTGTTCCTGGAAGCTTTAACGATCAGACTTTAGACTTGAAGGTTAGACAGCACTCCGGCTATTTTTGGTACGAGACAGACTTTAATTTACCGAAGAGTTTTTTCGATGAAAGAATAGTTTTAAGATTTGGTTCAGTTACTCATGAAGCTTGGGTATACGTCAATGGAAAAGAAGTCTGTCATCATAAGGGTGGATTTACACCTTTTGAAGTGGAAATAAATGACTTTGTCCTTTCAGGTAAAAATAGACTGACAGTTAAAGTTTCAAATATTTTAGATTATACAAGCTTACCGGTAGGAAACTATAGTGAGTACAAAGATGATTCTGGGAAGTTAATAAGAAAAGTTGATGAGAATTTCGATTTCTTTAATTATGCAGGGATTCATAGACCAGTTAAGATTTATACTACTCCTAGAGATTATATAGATGATATAACTATTAGCTACGATATTGATTTAGAAGCTAAAGTGGCTGATGTCAGAACAAAAGTAGCGATTAATGGGGATTTCGATGAAATAAAAATAGAGATTCTAGATCAAGATGATAAATTAGTAGCTTGCTCATCAGTTGAGGAAACTAACATTCGAATTGAAGAAGTGAATCTCTGGGAACCTTTGAACGCATATCTATATACTGCTCGAGTAAGCTTGATTAAATCCGAGCAAGTTATTGATGTCTATGAAGAGGAGTTTGGAGTTCGTACTATAGAAGTAAAGGATGCTGAATTCTTAATTAATGGTAAGCTATTTTATTTCAAGGGCTTCGGTAAACATGAAGATACTTATGTTAATGGTAGAGGTTTGAATGAGGCTTATAATGTCCTGGATTTAAAACTTATGAAGAAGATGGGTGCTAACTCATTCAGAACATCTCACTATCCTTATTCAGAAGAAATGATGCGTTTATGCGACAAAGAAGGAATCGTCGTAATAGATGAGATTCCTGCAGTAGGTTTGATTCTAAATTTTGGATTTAATGTAGCTACTGGAAATGAGGGCGAAAATACTTGGGTAGAGTTAAAGACAAAGGAAATGCATGAGCAAGTTATTAAAGAACTTATAGGAAGAGATAAGAATCACGCTTGCGTGGTAATGTGGTCTCTTTCTAATGAAGCTGCAGATTTCATTGATGGTTCATTGGAGTACTATAAGCCTTTGTTTGAGTTGGCAAAATCTTTAGACCCACAAAAAAGACCTTGTACAAATGTTTTGATAGGTTATTCAAATCCTGAGACTACTAAGAATGCAGAATTGTTCGATGTTATTTGTCTGAATAGATATTATGGTTGGTATGGATTAACAGGTGATCTGGAACAAGCAGAGAAGTTCACTAGAGAAGATTTGCAATCGTGGGTAGATAAATATCCCGATAAACCAATCATGTACACCGAATATGGAGCCGACACAATTAATGGTATGCATAGTGCTTACAACGAACCTTTCAGTGAAGAGTATCAAATGAATTATTACAAGATGAATAGTAAGGTTTTTGATGAATTTGATAATTTCGTTGGAGAGCAATTATGGAACTTTGCAGATTTCCAAACTAAGTTTGGTATTCAAAGAGTTATGGGTAATAGGAAGGGGGTCTTTACGAGAGAAAGACAACCTAAAATGGCAGCTACATACTTGTCTGAGAGGTGGAATAGTATGCCGGATTTTGGCTATAAGGGGTAG
- a CDS encoding HisA/HisF-related TIM barrel protein, with translation MYIKKDMELKLEKGRAKIAKALKDNNNFTLMSTGITGDDARLAKAVTDAGVKILEPNHPALALARGYKGVTEMGEAEKLRHEITIAQMAEVTRGVRSVVPDDVFITVGFPGSFTELMPVIVTDEDFRTISLAGADSIHTHKSDLMDIEEWVKTAHRFGLNVDAYIGKSTDLHQFGVPADSPEEVAKVAKRLEEIGVDFIGLMTGMSYEGVAAGEIPNEIKERLQALVETVKVPTLAEGGINLENFSAFKSTGVNIVTVGTAMDDMARMAVAEAARKFMSI, from the coding sequence ATGTATATAAAAAAAGATATGGAGTTGAAGTTAGAAAAAGGAAGAGCAAAGATTGCTAAAGCGTTGAAAGATAATAACAACTTTACTCTGATGTCTACAGGTATTACAGGAGATGATGCTCGTTTGGCAAAAGCAGTAACAGATGCAGGAGTTAAGATCTTAGAGCCTAATCATCCAGCGTTAGCTTTGGCAAGAGGATATAAAGGCGTAACAGAGATGGGGGAAGCTGAAAAACTAAGACATGAGATTACAATTGCTCAAATGGCCGAAGTAACTCGTGGAGTCAGATCGGTAGTTCCTGATGATGTATTTATTACAGTAGGTTTCCCTGGAAGTTTTACAGAACTAATGCCAGTTATTGTAACTGATGAAGATTTTAGAACAATATCTTTAGCAGGTGCAGATTCAATTCATACACATAAATCAGATCTTATGGATATTGAAGAGTGGGTAAAAACTGCACATAGATTCGGATTGAATGTTGATGCTTATATTGGTAAATCAACTGATCTGCACCAATTTGGTGTACCAGCTGATTCTCCAGAGGAGGTTGCAAAGGTCGCAAAAAGACTGGAAGAAATAGGTGTAGATTTTATAGGTTTGATGACTGGTATGAGCTACGAAGGTGTTGCAGCAGGTGAGATTCCTAATGAGATAAAAGAGAGGCTTCAAGCTTTGGTAGAAACTGTTAAAGTACCAACTTTAGCAGAAGGTGGAATTAACTTGGAGAACTTCTCAGCGTTTAAATCAACAGGTGTAAATATAGTTACAGTTGGGACAGCAATGGATGATATGGCTAGAATGGCAGTTGCAGAAGCTGCACGCAAATTTATGTCAATATAA
- a CDS encoding PTS sugar transporter: MSKKIAIVGSSGGNLYSQGGNDPQKLLGEIKTQAEAANLELGYVQFIAASTSFDNISSKAKVDLYTLDDNGEISVLVSDSLENINNAVKELDAKLAKLISDSKIDALVSVSSDPNSNNKKSLEAAKAKQIPVAGSGGSSMGVYEASGCNVVSSTGTTGTNSRTRAIAYISAIAKSLGEKYRPQIGTASSGEAGGSVWKRINIRGIMFSAMPAFIAMALMIALGQISGVNEWLVAVTGNEQASFSAISSTIIGLLPIILAGLGAKQISGFDEVGLVAGIIAGSLSTGGGVLGGLATGIIAGLIVYYVEVICLRNKVPTTTSNLLAGALGGLLAGFIGMFVISPVAAFLGNGIRDIIDQILAYNSTLAGLFVGAVIWFAIIGGVYHAAILPIVLLEMESTGFSFLGAIDLVGLVCVSAGITLANIVFPREKGGRAAAIPGFTVNMCFGTFVEAAYPYMFGNKLVFATAIISAALGGAMVGMFDIKSTAYVPTFVAPGLTNNKAVQLVITMLVTIAVAFVLTSWANLRAKRLIKDEAK, translated from the coding sequence ATGAGTAAGAAGATAGCTATCGTGGGAAGTAGTGGAGGAAACCTATATTCTCAAGGCGGTAATGATCCCCAAAAGTTATTAGGTGAAATAAAAACTCAAGCAGAAGCTGCAAATTTGGAGCTTGGATATGTTCAGTTTATTGCTGCTTCTACATCATTTGATAATATTAGTTCAAAAGCAAAAGTTGATTTATATACGCTTGATGATAATGGAGAAATAAGTGTTTTAGTATCAGATAGCTTAGAGAATATCAATAATGCTGTTAAAGAATTAGATGCGAAGCTAGCAAAGTTAATTTCAGACAGTAAGATTGATGCTCTAGTTTCAGTTAGTTCAGATCCTAATTCAAACAATAAGAAGAGTTTGGAAGCTGCAAAAGCGAAACAAATTCCAGTAGCTGGTTCTGGTGGATCTTCAATGGGTGTATATGAGGCATCAGGATGTAATGTAGTATCTTCTACAGGTACTACAGGTACTAATAGCAGAACAAGAGCTATTGCTTATATTTCTGCTATAGCAAAAAGTTTAGGTGAAAAATATAGACCACAAATAGGAACTGCAAGTTCTGGTGAAGCTGGCGGATCCGTATGGAAAAGAATCAACATTAGAGGAATAATGTTCTCTGCCATGCCAGCATTTATTGCGATGGCATTGATGATTGCTTTAGGACAAATCAGTGGTGTAAATGAATGGCTTGTAGCTGTTACAGGTAATGAGCAAGCATCATTTAGTGCGATTAGTTCTACGATTATTGGATTATTACCAATAATTTTGGCAGGATTAGGAGCTAAGCAAATTTCAGGCTTTGACGAAGTTGGTTTGGTAGCTGGTATTATTGCAGGTTCCTTATCAACTGGTGGCGGAGTTCTTGGTGGACTAGCTACTGGTATTATTGCAGGTTTAATTGTTTATTATGTCGAGGTTATTTGTCTTAGAAACAAAGTACCTACAACTACAAGTAACTTATTAGCAGGTGCTTTAGGTGGTTTGTTAGCCGGATTTATTGGAATGTTTGTTATATCTCCAGTTGCTGCATTCTTAGGAAATGGTATAAGAGACATAATTGACCAGATATTAGCATATAACTCTACTTTAGCTGGACTGTTTGTAGGAGCTGTAATATGGTTTGCGATTATTGGTGGTGTATACCATGCTGCAATTTTACCAATTGTTTTATTAGAAATGGAAAGTACAGGATTTAGTTTCTTAGGTGCTATAGATTTAGTTGGGCTAGTTTGCGTATCTGCAGGTATTACTTTAGCTAATATTGTTTTCCCACGTGAAAAAGGTGGAAGAGCAGCTGCTATACCAGGTTTTACTGTTAATATGTGCTTTGGTACATTTGTTGAAGCGGCATATCCATATATGTTTGGTAATAAATTAGTATTTGCAACAGCAATCATCTCAGCAGCCTTAGGTGGTGCAATGGTCGGTATGTTTGATATTAAGAGTACAGCCTATGTTCCAACCTTTGTTGCTCCTGGTCTTACAAATAATAAAGCAGTACAATTAGTGATTACAATGTTAGTTACTATAGCTGTAGCTTTCGTATTGACAAGTTGGGCTAACCTAAGAGCTAAGCGTTTAATTAAAGATGAAGCAAAATAA
- a CDS encoding GntR family transcriptional regulator, whose product MASNIGYIYQDIYRDILNKISDSTFEAGERLPGELELSKLYSCSRATIRKALSILEREGYVYKKRGQGTFVKVNKLDYNLNYLESFTEQMLKSKRKPSSELLMIEKTDDVAVDVKQTLKLNGNDKVYRVKRLRYADEKIMAYEITNIRSDLCPDIQKYIDDNSSLYDVYEKVYGLKLKYGDVSLEAVLADEEISEILDIKINSPVLLMNCNVYLENDEPLYHVLCYYIGERYAFTARQYR is encoded by the coding sequence ATGGCGAGTAATATAGGGTATATTTATCAAGATATTTATAGGGACATTTTAAATAAAATATCAGATTCTACCTTTGAGGCAGGTGAGCGCCTGCCAGGTGAATTAGAGTTAAGTAAACTTTATTCTTGTAGTCGAGCAACAATAAGAAAAGCTTTATCAATCTTAGAACGTGAAGGTTATGTGTACAAAAAGCGTGGTCAAGGTACTTTTGTAAAGGTAAATAAACTTGACTACAATTTAAATTACTTGGAAAGCTTTACAGAGCAAATGCTTAAATCAAAGCGAAAACCTTCTAGTGAACTTTTGATGATTGAAAAGACAGATGATGTTGCAGTTGATGTTAAACAAACTTTGAAATTAAATGGTAATGACAAAGTATATAGAGTTAAAAGACTTAGATATGCAGATGAAAAAATAATGGCTTATGAAATAACCAATATAAGGTCTGATTTGTGTCCAGATATTCAGAAATATATTGATGATAATAGTTCTTTATATGATGTTTATGAGAAAGTTTATGGTTTGAAACTTAAGTATGGAGATGTTTCCTTAGAAGCTGTTTTAGCTGATGAAGAGATAAGTGAAATATTAGATATTAAAATAAACTCTCCTGTTCTATTAATGAACTGTAATGTTTATTTGGAAAATGATGAACCTTTGTATCACGTGCTGTGTTACTACATTGGAGAACGTTATGCTTTTACAGCAAGACAATATAGATAA